From Natrinema amylolyticum, the proteins below share one genomic window:
- a CDS encoding potassium channel family protein — MSTVRYTSIRRQIFELFEPDLGGTIGYYTDWFIMTLIAANVAAVILGTVDALATSFSAFFYYFELFSVVVFTIEYVARVWSSIDNPQFNGPISGRFEFASRPLLLVDLLAILPFYLTLGGVQADLRFLRALRLVRLFRLLKLARYSTAMQSFALVIHEKREKLILAFSANGLLLVIASSVMYYLENPHQPEAFSSIPQAFWWGVATLTTVGYGDVHPITPMGQFVGSIVAMLGIGLFALPASILASGFIEQAEDENSLAYCPHCGEKSTSDAAIARCVRRQRLAEHGSVSSVVDTLEALQSPKR, encoded by the coding sequence ATGAGTACGGTGAGGTATACGAGCATCAGACGCCAGATCTTCGAGTTATTCGAACCGGATCTGGGTGGGACGATCGGCTATTACACCGACTGGTTCATCATGACACTGATCGCCGCGAACGTGGCGGCGGTCATACTCGGGACGGTCGACGCTCTCGCGACATCGTTCAGCGCGTTCTTCTACTACTTCGAACTCTTCTCGGTCGTCGTCTTCACGATCGAGTACGTCGCGCGCGTGTGGTCCTCGATCGATAACCCGCAGTTCAACGGGCCGATCAGTGGTCGATTCGAGTTCGCGTCGCGGCCGCTCCTGCTCGTCGATCTGCTGGCGATCCTGCCGTTCTATCTGACGCTCGGCGGGGTCCAAGCCGACCTCCGATTTCTCCGTGCACTCCGGTTGGTCCGACTGTTTCGCCTGCTCAAATTGGCGCGATACTCCACGGCCATGCAGTCGTTCGCGCTGGTCATCCACGAGAAACGAGAGAAGCTGATCCTCGCGTTCTCGGCGAACGGCCTGTTACTCGTGATCGCCTCGAGCGTGATGTACTATCTCGAGAACCCACACCAGCCGGAGGCCTTCTCATCGATACCGCAGGCGTTCTGGTGGGGGGTCGCGACGCTGACGACGGTCGGCTACGGGGACGTCCACCCGATCACGCCGATGGGACAGTTCGTCGGTTCGATCGTTGCGATGCTCGGAATTGGGTTGTTCGCGCTGCCGGCGTCGATTTTGGCCTCCGGATTTATCGAACAGGCCGAAGACGAGAACTCACTGGCGTACTGTCCCCACTGCGGCGAAAAATCGACTAGTGACGCGGCGATCGCGCGCTGTGTTCGGCGACAGCGTCTCGCCGAGCACGGGAGTGTGTCGTCTGTCGTCGATACGCTCGAGGCTCTGCAGTCGCCGAAACGATGA